A genomic window from Manduca sexta isolate Smith_Timp_Sample1 chromosome 5, JHU_Msex_v1.0, whole genome shotgun sequence includes:
- the LOC115450246 gene encoding uncharacterized protein LOC115450246 encodes MAGKQDIKVLGGVSSVIKTDTDYMISYDTGEFTKLSILNSHVFRYYMSPTGEFPDYPTPNNVEDIAKINSKKVSDYDKEIFDKSILKEDEMHYTILTDKIKIQFDKKNGIIAVYDMRSKKLVLREHEAIKYTDNRAIQILDQQEDEYFYGGGMQNGRFSHKGEIIQIANTNKWDNGGVTSPCPFFWSIYGYGVLRNTWQPGIYDFGTVFPNVVRTQHLDKYFDAFIFINSQPKDILNDYYELTGNPIFMPECAFYQAHLNAFNRDYWVKVAPGTPQSILFEDGKYYKKYQPKDLGHNKGVLESLNGEKNNYQFSARAMLERYKNHDIPLGWFIPNDGYGCGYGQTDSFAGDIKNLVKFGDYARTKGVEVALWTESQLEPKDPDQPQKGERDLSKEVGEAGVVALKCDVAWIGSGYSFAFNAVENATNIFVKNSKNARPLIIMVDGWAGTQRHAGIWSGDQYGGQWEYIRFHIPTYIGTGLSGQPVVGSDMDGIYGGKNKEVNIRDYQWKTFTPLQLNMDGWGLMQKCPFSFDEETTTINRAYLKLKSMLMPYNYTIGYESTHGLPMVRAMFLEFPKEIPAHTKDSQYQFMWGPSILVAPIYNDLECSYDTSVRNDVYMPDVNQVWIDFFTGQKYQGGKIYNNIIAPLWKIPVFVKDGAIFPMTEPNNNPNEIKRDRRIYRLYPNATTHFEVYEDDGKTMEYLKSNFAKTKITVSGPKSNERGDLLINIEKTSGHYDKFIAKRTTLIEIMASEDVEGIKAAINDDSVTITSDKSEEEFNQKQNVYYFKENFVVNPYLNYCGHRVPTQKYLLIKIQKVDVTKDEIHLKIKNYINESSVFGNITKLDESLKIPHDFTVEEEKITSSSISLTWQEVDEASYYEIERDGTIFSNIIGNRITFDGFKYGSEHAFRIRSVSDKSYSEWSYYVIEKTNEDPHKHLVKGVEVTCSIPCHPDQEVCKLTDGDDCTMWHTHWSKPRVIDKKNGKTVKLHFDLGDVYEIDKVVYTPRKDAGNGTLLQTHYKYSIDGEIWSPVTLTSWKRDNTNKIIYLNGTKLRFMEFDILDSVGGFGSGVHILFYKKV; translated from the coding sequence atggctgGCAAACAAGATATAAAGGTATTGGGTGGTGTGTCATCTGTTATAAAAACAGACACAGACTACATGATCTCGTATGACACTGGAGAGTTCACGAAACTAAGCATTCTCAACAGCCATGTGTTCCGGTATTATATGTCACCAACAGGAGAGTTTCCAGACTACCCCACGCCCAACAATGTTGAAGACATTGCAAAAATTAATTCAAAGAAAGTATCTGATTATGACAAAGAGATATTTGATAAATCTATTCTTAAAGAAGATGAAATGCATTACACCATTCTaacagacaaaataaaaattcagtttgataaaaaaaatggtattattGCGGTATATGATATGAGAAGCAAAAAATTAGTTCTTAGAGAGCATGAAGCAATTAAATACACTGATAATAGAGCAATTCAGATATTAGACCAACAGGAGGATGAGTATTTTTATGGTGGTGGAATGCAAAATGGAAGATTTAGTCACAAAGGAGAAATTATACAAATAGCAAACACAAATAAATGGGACAATGGAGGAGTTACATCTCCATGCCCGTTCTTCTGGTCAATATATGGCTATGGAGTATTGAGAAATACTTGGCAACCGGGGATATACGATTTCGGGACCGTGTTCCCGAACGTGGTACGAACACAACATTTAGACAAATATTTCGatgcatttattttcattaactcCCAACCAAAAGATATTCTGAATGATTATTACGAACTTACGGGAAATCCGATATTTATGCCCGAATGTGCTTTTTATCAGGCACATTTAAATGCTTTTAATCGAGACTACTGGGTTAAAGTAGCGCCCGGAACACCGCAATCCATTTTATTTGAAGatggtaaatattataagaaatatcaaCCAAAGGATCTTGGGCATAATAAAGGTGTCTTGGAATCCCTTAACGGAGAAAAGAACAATTATCAGTTTTCTGCACGAGCTATGCTTGAGAGATACAAAAACCATGACATACCATTAGGTTGGTTCATCCCAAATGATGGTTACGGTTGTGGTTATGGACAAACCGATTCATTTGCTGgtgatataaaaaatcttgtaaaatTTGGCGATTATGCAAGAACCAAGGGCGTTGAAGTTGCTCTGTGGACTGAATCTCAACTAGAACCGAAGGATCCTGATCAACCACAAAAAGGTGAAAGAGATTTAAGCAAAGAAGTAGGAGAGGCAGGTGTGGTTGCCCTAAAATGTGATGTTGCTTGGATAGGATCTGGTTATTCTTTTGCCTTCAATGCTGTGGAGAATGCTACAAACATATTcgttaaaaattctaaaaacgcAAGGCCTTTGATTATCATGGTAGATGGTTGGGCCGGCACTCAAAGACATGCAGGTATTTGGAGCGGAGATCAATACGGTGGCCAGTGGGAATACATAAGATTTCATATACCAACATATATCGGAACAGGCCTTTCTGGACAACCGGTAGTAGGTTCCGATATGGACGGCATATATGGAGGCAAAAACAAAGAGGTCAACATAAGAGATTATCAATGGAAGACATTCACGCCCTTGCAGTTAAACATGGATGGATGGGGACTAATGCAAAAATGTCCCTTCAGTTTCGATGAAGAAACTACAACCATCAATAGAGCCTATTTGAAGCTAAAATCTATGTTAATGCCTTATAATTACACAATAGGTTACGAATCCACACATGGTCTGCCGATGGTTAGAGCAATGTTCCTGGAATTTCCGAAAGAAATTCCTGCTCACACAAAAGACTCGCAATATCAATTCATGTGGGGGCCGAGTATTTTAGTGGCACCTATTTACAATGATTTGGAATGCTCTTACGATACCTCAGTGCGTAATGATGTTTATATGCCTGATGTAAATCAAGTATGGATCGACTTTTTCACAGGACAGAAATATCAAggcggtaaaatatataataacataatcgCTCCTTTATGGAAAATTCCAGTATTTGTCAAAGATGGGGCTATATTTCCTATGACAGAACCCAACAATAATCCTAATGAAATTAAGAGAGATCGGAGGATATACCGTCTATATCCTAACGCAACCACTCATTTTGAGGTATATGAAGATGATGGCAAAACCATGGAATATCTAAAAAGCAATTTTGCTAAAACTAAGATAACTGTATCTGGTCCTAAATCAAATGAACGAGGAGATCTTTTGATTAACATAGAAAAAACTTCAGGTCATTATGACAAGTTTATTGCAAAGAGAACAACTTTGATCGAAATTATGGCATCAGAAGATGTGGAAGGCATTAAAGCGGCTATTAATGACGACTCAGTAACAATTACTTCAGACAAATCTGAGGAAGaatttaatcaaaaacaaaatgtgtattatttcaaagaaaatttcGTTGTGAACCCTTATTTGAATTACTGTGGTCACAGGGTACCCACGCAAaagtatttattgataaaaatacaaaaagttgaTGTTACTAAAGATGAGATTCATTTGAAaatcaaaaattatatcaatgaaAGTTCAGTCTTTGGTAATATTACGAAATTAGATGAGTCACTTAAAATACCGCATGATTTTACTGTGGAAGAAGAGAAAATAACCTCAAGTTCTATATCTCTCACCTGGCAGGAAGTAGACGAAGCTAGTTACTACGAAATCGAGAGAGACGGCACTATATTTAGCAATATCATTGGGAATAGAATTACTTTTGACGGTTTCAAATATGGGTCCGAACATGCATTCAGAATACGCTCGGTGAGTGATAAAAGTTATTCAGAATGGAGCTATTACGTTATAGAAAAGACAAACGAAGACCCTCACAAACACTTAGTAAAAGGAGTAGAAGTGACTTGTAGTATTCCTTGCCATCCTGATCAGGAAGTTTGTAAATTAACCGATGGAGATGACTGCACGATGTGGCATACTCACTGGAGCAAACCGAGggtaatcgataaaaaaaacgGTAAAACAGTAAAACTTCATTTTGATTTAGGAGATGTTTACGAGATAGACAAAGTAGTATACACGCCGCGTAAAGATGCTGGAAATGGAACACTGCTACAgacacattataaatattcaatcgACGGCGAAATCTGGAGTCCTGTTACATTAACCAGTTGGAAAAgagacaatacaaataaaataatatatttaaatggcaCAAAATTAAGATTCATGGAATTTGATATTTTAGACTCCGTGGGCGGGTTTGGTTCGGGTGTGcacattttattctataaaaaagtttaa
- the LOC115450258 gene encoding alpha-glucosidase 2 yields MSIPKKIPKRPNLFQQISPKKAVEKQDAKTLGSVTSVIKRHTHYLISYDSGEFTQLSFLNNHVFRYNMSPTGEFLNDPIPNNIGDTAKITVKNATDYDNKVFHESILEENNFHYTISTDRIEIQFDKQNGTVAVYDTKADKLIVREQSAITYTDSEVTQILHQRDDEYFYGGGMQNGRFSHKGEIIQIVNTNKWDDGGVTSPCPFFWSTYGYGVLRNTWQPGIYDFGTKTPHAVQTQHSDNYFDAFFFINSQPKGILNDYYELTGNPIFMPEFAFYEAHLNSFNRDYWVNVPYGTPEAILFEDGEFYKKYQPNAVGNLKGILESLNGGSNNYQFSARAMIDRYKKHDIPLGWFVPNDGHGCGYGQTDSFAGDLRNLSEFANYARKNGVEVAIRTESKLQPDNPDSPRKGERHLGKEVSKAGVVAIKSDSFIESGYSYAHNCLGNASTIFMEHSKILRPFIITVHGWAGGQRHAGLWSGNQSGGQWENIRFHIPTFIGTGLSGQPVVGSDMDGIFGGGDKIVNIREYQWKTFTPIQLNMDGWGLTQKCPFSFDGEATNINRAYLKLKSMFMPYNYTIGYESTHGLPMIRAMFLEFPKEIPAHTKDSQYQFMWGSSILVAPIYNDLDCSYNTSVRNGVYLPDVNQVWIDFFTGEKYQGGKIYNNLIVPLWKVPVFVKDGAIIPMTEPNNNPYEIKRDERIFRLYPNGASEFEIFEDDGKTIGYLKGYFAKTKITSTGPRTNKRGNLLIRIEKTIGYYANMAVRRSTIIHITASENIESIKASINGDPLTITSAHSEEEFNEKDNVYYFKQDFAVNPYLNLCEGNVPLQKYLLIKIEKVDITNDEIHLQIKNYINESPIFGNIIKLDESLNTPHGFRVFENKITSTSIPVAWREVDGASYYEIERDGTIFSNIIGSEVTFDGFKYESEHMFRIRSVNDKGYSKWSLYIIAQTDECPQKSIVKDVKVICNIPCQPTQEVSNLTNGDNGTMWHTIWDGPGEANLRKGKKIELLFDLGDIYEIDKVVYTPREDAGNGTLLQTLHRYSISGKQWSPISKINIWNKDNKNKTIFLDGAKLRFMELLVLDAVGDFGSGIHMLFYKKVEKGLISSKVVYYDPTLHEY; encoded by the coding sequence ATGTCGATACCTAAGAAAATTCCGAAGCGACCTAATCTGTTTCAACAAATATCACCTAAAAAGGCTGTAGAGAAACAAGATGCAAAGACATTAGGGAGTGTAACATCTGTTATTAAAAGACACACACATTACCTAATCTCATATGACTCTGGAGAGTTTACACAACTAAGCTTTCTCAACAACCACGTGTTTAGGTATAACATGTCGCCTACAGGAGAGTTTTTGAACGATCCTATCCCTAACAATATCGGTGACACTGCAAAAATTACTGTGAAGAATGCAACTGATTATGATAACAAAGTATTTCATGAGTCCATTcttgaagaaaataattttcattatactATCAGCACAGATAGAATTGAAATTCAATTTGATAAACAAAATGGTACTGTAGCTGTATATGATACGAAAGCTGACAAACTAATTGTTAGAGAGCAAAGTGCAATCACCTATACTGATAGTGAAGTGACACAGATTTTACATCAACGAgatgatgaatatttttatggcgGTGGTATGCAAAATGGAAGATTTAGTCACAAAGGAGAAATTATACAAAtagtaaacacaaataaatggGACGATGGAGGCGTTACATCTCCATGCCCATTCTTCTGGTCTACATATGGGTATGGAGTATTGCGAAATACTTGGCAACCGGGGATATATGATTTCGGAACCAAAACTCCGCATGCTGTACAAACACAACATTCAGACAACTATTTcgatgcatttttttttattaactccCAACCAAAAGGTATTCTTAATGATTATTACGAACTAACCGGTAATCCAATATTTATGCCGGAATTTGCTTTTTATGAAGCTCATTTAAACAGTTTCAATAGAGACTACTGGGTAAACGTACCGTATGGAACACCTGAAGCAATTTTATTTGAAGATGGtgagttttacaaaaaatatcaaccAAATGCAGTAGGAAATTTAAAAGGAATTTTAGAATCTCTTAATGGGGGAAGTAACAATTATCAATTTTCGGCGAGAGCAATGATTGACAGATATAAAAAGCACGATATACCACTAGGCTGGTTTGTTCCAAATGATGGTCACGGATGTGGGTACGGGCAGACGGATTCCTTTGCAGGCGACCTACGAAATTTAAGTGAATTTGCTAATTACGCCAGAAAAAATGGCGTGGAGGTTGCAATAAGGACTGAATCTAAGTTACAACCAGATAATCCTGATAGCCCAAGAAAAGGGGAAAGACATTTGGGCAAAGAAGTTAGTAAAGCAGGCGTGGTGGCTATTAAATCTGACAGTTTTATAGAATCGGGTTATTCCTACGCACATAATTGTCTAGGGAATGCCTCAACAATATTTATGGAACATTCTAAGATCTTAAGACCTTTTATTATTACAGTACATGGCTGGGCTGGCGGTCAAAGACACGCAGGCCTTTGGAGCGGCAATCAATCTGGGGGCCAGTGGGAAAACATAAGATTTCATATACCAACATTCATTGGAACAGGTCTATCTGGCCAGCCAGTAGTGGGTTCCGATATGGATGGTATATTTGGAGGAGgagataaaatagtaaatattagaGAATATCAATGGAAAACTTTTACACCAATACAATTAAACATGGATGGTTGGGGGCTAACGCAAAAATGTCCCTTCAGTTTCGATGGAGAAGCAACAAATATCAATAGAGCCTATTTGAAACTGAAATCAATGTTTATGCCTTACAATTACACAATAGGTTACGAATCGACTCATGGCCTACCGATGATTAGAGCAATGTTTCTGGAATTTCCGAAAGAAATTCCTGCTCACACAAAAGACTCGCAATATCAATTCATGTGGGGATCGAGTATATTAGTGGCGCCTATTTACAATGACTTAGACTGCTCTTACAATACTTCTGTGCGCAATGGTGTCTATTTGCCTGATGTAAATCAAGTATGGATCGACTTTTTCACAGGAGAGAAGTATCAAggtggtaaaatatataacaactTAATCGTTCCGTTATGGAAAGTTCCAGTATTTGTTAAAGATGGGGCTATAATTCCCATGACAGAACCCAACAACAATCCTTATGAAATTAAGAGAGACGAGAGAATATTTCGCTTATATCCCAATGGTGCCAGTGAATTTGAGATATTTGAAGATGATGGTAAAACTATCGGATATTTGAAAGGTTACTTTGCAAAGACTAAGATAACTTCAACCGGTCCTAGGACAAATAAACGAGGTAATCTTCTTATACGTATAGAAAAAACAATAGGATATTACGCCAATATGGCTGTAAGAAGATCAactataatacatattacagCATCAGAAAATATTGAATCTATAAAAGCGTCTATCAATGGGGATCCCTTAACAATTACTTCAGCGCATTCGGAGGAGGAATTTAATGAAaaagataatgtttattatttcaaacaagaTTTTGCCGTAAatccttatttaaatttatgtgaagGTAACGTACCGCtgcaaaagtatttattaatcaaaatagaAAAGGTTGATATTACTAACGATGAGATtcatttgcaaataaaaaattatatcaatgaaAGTCCAATATTtggtaatataattaaattggatGAGTCTCTTAACACGCCTCATGGATTTAGAgtgtttgaaaacaaaataacctCAACTTCTATACCTGTCGCCTGGCGGGAAGTAGATGGAGCTAGTTATTACGAAATCGAGAGAGACGGCACTATATTCAGCAATATTATTGGGAGTGAAGTTACATTTGATGGTTTCAAATACGAGTCCGAACATATGTTCAGAATACGGTCGGTCAACGACAAAGGTTATTCAAAATggagtttatatattatagctcAGACTGATGAATGTCCTCAGAAATCAATAGTAAAAGATGTGAAAGTGATTTGTAATATACCATGTCAACCTACGCAGGAAGTGTCTAACTTAACTAATGGGGATAATGGTACCATGTGGCATACTATCTGGGACGGGCCTGGTGAAGCTAATCTAAGGAAAGGCAAAAAAATTGAACTTCTATTTGATTTAGGAGATATTTACGAGATCGACAAAGTAGTATATACGCCGCGTGAAGATGCTGGAAATGGTACATTGCTACAAACACTTCATAGATATTCCATTAGCGGAAAACAATGGAGCCctatttcaaaaattaatatttggaacaaggacaataaaaataaaacaatatttttggacGGCGCGAAACTAAGGTTCATGGAACTTCTGGTTTTGGATGCCGTAGGTGATTTTGGTTCTGGTATACATatgttattctataaaaaagttGAAAAAGGATTGATTTCGTCTAAAGTTGTATACTATGATCCTACATTgcatgaatattaa